One window of the Diospyros lotus cultivar Yz01 chromosome 12, ASM1463336v1, whole genome shotgun sequence genome contains the following:
- the LOC127787355 gene encoding receptor-like serine/threonine-protein kinase ALE2, translating into MRPLLLLRFLLPMFGLFSSSFGLPLLHIYLSPSLLPSRTLLMRKISTEHGRYMSTRTLFAPSELPHMSRLKPSWESSAAPALSPVSQGPSTGTFPKHHHHGHHKRPISVAPAPSKLQGCGQTCVEPLTSTPLGSPCGCVFPMKVRLLLDVSLYAIFPVVNELEIEVASGTYLRQSQVTIIGASADSQNQEKTVVDINLVPLGQKFDNTTAMLTYQRFWQKKVPLNATLFGNYEVININYPGLPSSPPSEGPMGNGPSGSAGSEQFPVSADLVNNAKKLNAKTIFVIALSAFVLLLVFCGAVSILLKWRTVGRSSNAVGPVFTPSINKRPGTGAMLSSSMASSTSISPISAMQASILSVQTFALAEVEKATEKFSSRKVLGEGGFGRVYHGILEDRTEVAVKLLTRDNQNGDNEFISEIEMLSRLHHRNLVKLIGICIEDHTRCLVYELVPNGSVESHLHGADKRKGPLEWETRLKIALGAARGLAYLHEDSNPRVIHRDFKASNILLEEDFTPKVSDFGLAREATEGSQHVSTRVMGTFGYVAPEYAMTGHLLVKSDVYSYGVVLLELLSGRKPVDMSQPPGQENLVTWARSLLTSREGLGQLVDPFLAGNCDFDDIAKVAAIASMCVHPEVTHRPFMGEVVQALKLICNDTDETCGDCCSQKESSARYSDFKGALCPSESSWWNDAGAITPRLTYGQASSFITMEYSSGPLEEMENRPFSASSLIRGGGGVPGLPVGHGNRSGPLRTVRSKQAFYRLKGSLSEHGGALPNNGAWFESSF; encoded by the exons ATGCGGCCTCTTCTTCTGCTTCGTTTTCTTCTGCCTATGTTCGGCCTGTTTTCCTCTAGCTTTG GGCTCCCGCTACTGCACATATACTTGTCTCCCAGTCTACTGCCAAGTCGGACATTGCTTATGAGGAAAATCTCAACAGAGCATG GGAGATATATGTCAACAAGAACATTATTTGCTCCTTCAGAGCTGCCCCATATGTCAAGGCTCAAGCCTTCTTGGGAGTCATCTGCTGCTCCTGCTCTATCCCCGGTGTCTCAAG GTCCTAGCACAGGTACCTTCCCAAAACATCATCATCATGGCCATCATAAGAGACCTATTTCAGTTGCCCCAGCTCCTTCCAAATTACAAG GTTGTGGTCAAACATGTGTGGAGCCTCTGACTTCGACTCCCCTTGGGTCCCCATGTGGTTGTGTCTTTCCTATGAAAGTCAGACTTCTGTTGGATGTATCTCTCTATGCTATCTTTCCTGTGGTTAATGAACTTGAAATTGAGGTTGCATCAGGCACATATCTAAGACAAAGTCAAGTGACAATTATTGGTGCCAGTGCTGATAGCCAAAACCAGGAAAAAACAGTGGTGGATATTAATTTGGTTCCTTTGGGACAAAAGTTTGATAATACCACTGCAATGTTGACTTATCAGAGATTTTGGCAGAAAAAGGTGCCTCTAAATGCGACTCTTTTTGGAAATTATGAAGTGATAAacattaattatccag GACTTCCTTCTTCACCACCATCTGAGGGTCCTATGGGCAATGGTCCAAGTGGAAGTGCTGGAAGTGAGCAATTCCCTGTTTCAGCGGATCTTGTCAATAATGCCAAGAAGCTGAATGCTAAAACTATTTTTGTCATTGCTTTGTCTGCTTTTGTACTCTTGTTGGTTTTCTGCGGAGCAGTTTCCATCCTCTTAAAATGGAGGACAGTTGGTAGATCATCAAATGCTGTTGGTCCTGTCTTTACACCATCCATTAATAAAAGACCTG GAACTGGGGCTATGTTATCAAGTAGCATGGCAAGCTCAACGTCAATATCCCCCATTTCTGCCATGCAGGCTTCCATTCTTTCTGTTCAAACTTTTGCTCTAGCAGAGGTAGAGAAAGCCACGGAAAAGTTTAGTTCAAGAAAGGTTTTGGGTGAAGGAGGATTTGGTCGTGTTTATCATGGGATCCTGGAAGATAGAACTGAAGTTGCTGTTAAACTGCTTACACGGGATAATCAGAATGGGGATAATGAATTTATCTCAGAAATTGAGATGCTAAGCCGACTGCATCACCGTAACCTTGTGAAACTCATCGGTATATGCATTGAAGATCACACCCGCTGCTTGGTTTATGAGCTTGTTCCCAATGGCAGTGTCGAGTCTCATTTACACG GCGCTGACAAGAGAAAGGGGCCTCTTGAGTGGGAGACACGATTAAAGATTGCACTTGGTGCGGCTAGAGGCTTGGCTTATCTTCATGAAGATTCTAACCCTCGTGTAATTCACCGAGATTTCAAGGCTAGTAACATCTTGTTAGAAGAAGATTTCACCCCGAAGGTTTCAGATTTTGGGTTAGCTAGGGAAGCAACAGAAGGAAGTCAGCACGTGTCAACTCGGGTCATGGGAACTTTCGG GTACGTTGCTCCTGAATATGCAATGACAGGGCATCTCCTTGTGAAAAGTGATGTTTATAGTTATGGGGTCGTTCTTTTGGAGCTTCTATCTGGAAGGAAACCTGTGGACATGTCTCAGCCCCCGGGACAAGAGAACCTTGTCACTTGGGCACGATCTCTGCTGACTAGCAGGGAAGGATTGGGACAGTTGGTGGATCCTTTCTTGGCTGGAAACTGCGACTTTGATGACATCGCAAAGGTTGCAGCCATAGCTTCCATGTGCGTGCACCCAGAGGTGACCCACAGGCCTTTTATGGGGGAGGTTGTGCAGGCACTGAAACTCATATGCAACGATACAGACGAGACTTGTGGCGATTGCTGTAGTCAGAAAGAGTCATCTGCTCGGTACTCTGATTTTAAGGGCGCTCTCTGCCCGTCCGAAAGTAGTTGGTGGAATGATGCCGGAGCCATTACGCCGCGCTTAACTTATGGGCAGGCCTCTTCTTTCATAACCATGGAGTATAGTTCAGGGCCACTCGAGGAGATGGAAAACAGACCGTTTTCCGCTTCGAGTTTGATCAGGGGAGGGGGTGGGGTCCCCGGGTTGCCTGTCGGGCATGGAAACCGATCAGGTCCCTTGAGAACGGTTCGGAGCAAGCAAGCGTTTTACAGATTGAAGGGGAGCCTGAGCGAACACGGCGGAGCTCTCCCAAATAATGGTGCCTGGTTTGAGTCTTCCTTTTAG